One region of Marivirga arenosa genomic DNA includes:
- a CDS encoding ComEC/Rec2 family competence protein, translating to MNQAWNRYAFVRFVIFMTLGIIAGAFLPYLITVTTVIFLILSLLYYFLFLKRGLNFNHSQSIVNAIIAFTLCFTFGFINSYQQAEKHERNHLSKIDTKEIKAFKVTLISAAKETDKTFGYKSKLTKVKIANRWIDISGKAILYFQKDSSSKTLEYGDILIVKSPLSELEGPKNPSEFNYKRFLSFQQVFHQQYIPSSHWIRKTANSANIITSYSIKTASILEEKMTGYITNPQALAIAKALSLGIKDDLDQELKTAYATAGAMHVLAVSGLHVGIIYLIISFALKKWRNRKGKRFLFAAINILILWGYAFITGLSPSVQRAAMMFTFIILAQAMKRQTNIYNTLVASAFALLCINPFLIFSVGFQLSYLAVLGIVFFQPKIYKLMQFKKAIWDKIWAITCVSIAAQLVTAPLGLLYFHQFPTYFFLSNLVVIPASFIILNGTIILLVFSFWEIAAKWIGFFLDHFIQLINYLVFSLDYLPHNTIEGVYLSTFESWLIYGIILLLALFIAEKKLAYFQTIVIPLILLVGSITSRQYYNFTEQKITVYDTSKEHALSVKNGYKQYLKIEEDLIQNKNKLRFHIYPSQLKAGLVDFNPEKFNNDNQSKIFKDFKGVKFTVWNNKVVSHWYEPVDKTIRLSKPIEVDLLIVSNNAPKSVDQLLELFDARKIVVDASNNYYKIQNFKTKFEEEKINYYIVPEKGAFEWKL from the coding sequence ATGAACCAAGCCTGGAATCGTTATGCTTTTGTGAGATTTGTAATTTTCATGACCTTAGGTATCATAGCAGGTGCATTTCTCCCCTATCTTATTACAGTAACCACTGTGATATTCCTTATCCTTTCACTTTTATATTATTTTCTATTTCTTAAAAGAGGCCTTAATTTTAATCACTCACAATCTATTGTAAATGCAATTATTGCATTTACACTTTGTTTTACTTTTGGTTTTATAAACTCCTATCAACAAGCAGAGAAGCACGAAAGAAACCATCTTTCAAAGATTGATACAAAAGAAATAAAAGCCTTCAAAGTTACGCTTATTAGCGCTGCTAAAGAAACTGACAAGACTTTTGGATATAAAAGCAAGCTAACTAAAGTAAAAATAGCGAATAGATGGATTGATATATCAGGCAAAGCTATACTGTATTTTCAAAAGGACAGTAGTTCAAAAACTTTAGAATATGGCGACATCCTTATTGTAAAGTCCCCTTTATCTGAATTAGAAGGACCAAAAAATCCATCAGAATTTAATTATAAAAGATTTTTAAGCTTTCAGCAGGTCTTTCATCAACAATACATCCCAAGTTCGCATTGGATAAGAAAAACTGCTAATTCAGCTAATATAATAACCTCCTATTCCATCAAAACCGCTTCTATTCTTGAAGAAAAGATGACAGGATACATCACTAATCCTCAAGCACTTGCAATTGCTAAAGCACTAAGTTTAGGCATTAAAGATGATCTTGATCAAGAGCTGAAAACTGCTTATGCAACAGCGGGAGCAATGCACGTTTTGGCCGTTAGTGGATTGCATGTTGGTATAATATATTTGATCATTTCATTCGCCTTAAAGAAATGGCGTAACCGAAAAGGCAAGAGGTTTTTGTTTGCTGCTATTAACATTCTAATCTTATGGGGCTATGCCTTTATAACTGGGCTCTCGCCCTCCGTTCAAAGGGCTGCTATGATGTTCACTTTTATCATTTTAGCGCAAGCCATGAAAAGGCAAACTAATATCTACAATACATTAGTCGCTTCTGCTTTTGCATTATTATGCATAAATCCATTTTTAATTTTTTCTGTAGGATTTCAATTAAGCTATTTAGCCGTTTTAGGAATTGTTTTCTTTCAACCAAAGATTTATAAACTCATGCAGTTTAAAAAAGCGATATGGGATAAAATTTGGGCTATTACTTGTGTATCCATTGCTGCTCAATTAGTGACCGCACCTCTTGGGTTATTGTATTTTCATCAATTCCCTACCTACTTTTTTTTGTCAAATTTAGTGGTAATACCAGCTTCTTTTATCATTCTAAATGGAACTATAATACTATTGGTTTTTTCATTTTGGGAAATTGCTGCTAAATGGATTGGCTTCTTTTTAGATCACTTTATTCAACTCATAAATTACCTTGTTTTCAGCTTAGATTACCTACCCCATAATACCATAGAAGGAGTCTATTTGTCGACTTTTGAAAGCTGGCTGATTTACGGTATTATATTATTACTAGCACTTTTCATAGCAGAAAAGAAATTGGCTTATTTTCAAACGATAGTAATTCCACTTATACTTTTGGTTGGCAGCATAACTTCAAGACAATATTATAATTTTACTGAGCAAAAAATTACGGTTTATGACACTTCGAAGGAACATGCGCTATCTGTTAAAAATGGATATAAACAATATTTAAAAATTGAAGAGGATCTAATACAAAATAAAAACAAACTGAGATTTCATATTTACCCTAGCCAATTAAAAGCAGGATTAGTTGATTTCAATCCTGAAAAATTCAATAATGATAATCAAAGCAAAATCTTTAAGGATTTTAAAGGTGTAAAGTTCACTGTTTGGAATAACAAAGTTGTTTCTCATTGGTATGAACCTGTAGACAAAACAATAAGATTATCAAAACCTATTGAAGTTGACTTATTAATTGTGAGTAATAATGCGCCTAAATCAGTTGATCAGTTGTTAGAACTATTTGATGCAAGGAAGATTGTGGTGGATGCTTCTAATAACTATTATAAGATTCAAAACTTTAAAACTAAATTTGAGGAAGAAAAGATAAACTATTATATCGTGCCAGAAAAAGGTGCTTTTGAATGGAAATTATAA
- a CDS encoding penicillin acylase family protein — translation MNFIKFIFSFLISLVLIVVLNNKWGQVPPMGKFLDPYNGFWANSENTNIPFDESPSIESLKEDVSIYYDSILVPHIYAKNDHDLYTAQGFVTAQNRLWQMEFQTHAAGGRISEIIGKDALDFDRYQRRNGLLYGANKAVKMMEEDPIIGPLLDAYTKGVNEYIASLSYKDLPVEYKLLDYKPEKWTKLKSGLLLKYMANDLAGGDSDAENTYLLKMLGKERFDFLFPDRYKDFDPVIPKSKVWDFEPKSVERPDSVNFPLVFPDDKAPQPDPQNGSNNWTVSGSKTSTGKPMLANDPHLALNLPSIWYVMHLNSPTVNVFGSTLPGALGVIIGFTDSVSWGVTNATRDVRDWYHITFKDSEKKEYFYNGKWLKTQKIIQEFKIRGAENYIDTIYYTHHGPIVYDETFRPGNSKTNFALRWTAHDPSNEQLTFHKLNRAKNYDDYVEALTHYDCPAQNFAYADVHGDIALWINGKFPLRWEEQGKFIMDGSRADMDWAGFIPRSHNAFMKNPEQGFLSSANQIPVDSTYPYYHYDRGFEHYRNRRLNSKLETLQNITVEDMKRLQNDNFSLLAAEILPTMLDSLNRGSLSEPQKTAFDALSNWNFMADEDAVAPAYFEIWWDELYRNLWDEFYGLEATVRRPELPVTVELLKEHADDPFIDNKNTDVKEDVNALYLQSFQFAVDSVENWKASSEANLTWSNFKNTTVQHLARLAPFSTDSIQIGGNRHILNATSGRHGPSWRMVVSLEEPIKAFGVYPGGQSGNPGSFFYDNLIEKWSNGEYYELDNNTIASDLHNIIFTQTLTPQEK, via the coding sequence ATGAATTTCATAAAATTTATTTTCTCTTTTCTTATTTCATTAGTTTTAATAGTAGTCCTTAACAATAAGTGGGGGCAGGTACCACCCATGGGAAAGTTTCTGGATCCTTATAATGGGTTCTGGGCTAATTCGGAAAATACGAATATTCCATTTGACGAATCTCCATCAATTGAAAGTTTAAAGGAGGATGTCAGCATTTATTATGATTCTATTTTGGTGCCTCATATTTATGCTAAAAATGATCATGATCTTTATACAGCACAAGGTTTTGTAACAGCTCAAAATCGGCTTTGGCAAATGGAATTTCAAACGCATGCAGCAGGAGGAAGGATTTCAGAAATAATTGGAAAAGATGCATTGGATTTTGATCGCTACCAAAGAAGAAATGGTTTGCTTTACGGAGCGAATAAAGCAGTTAAAATGATGGAGGAAGATCCTATTATTGGCCCTTTATTAGATGCTTACACAAAGGGTGTTAATGAATATATTGCTTCCCTTAGCTATAAAGATTTACCTGTTGAATATAAACTGTTAGACTATAAGCCTGAAAAATGGACGAAGCTAAAATCAGGTTTATTATTAAAATATATGGCGAATGATTTGGCTGGTGGCGATAGCGATGCTGAAAATACTTACTTATTGAAAATGTTAGGAAAGGAGCGATTTGATTTCCTATTTCCTGATCGATACAAAGATTTTGATCCCGTAATACCAAAAAGCAAAGTTTGGGATTTTGAACCTAAATCTGTTGAAAGACCAGATTCAGTAAATTTCCCTTTAGTATTTCCTGATGATAAAGCTCCTCAGCCAGATCCTCAAAATGGTAGTAACAATTGGACAGTGAGTGGATCTAAAACTTCTACAGGAAAACCAATGTTGGCTAATGACCCTCATTTGGCTTTAAATTTACCTTCTATTTGGTATGTTATGCATTTGAATTCACCAACAGTAAATGTTTTTGGATCAACTCTTCCAGGTGCATTAGGTGTAATTATTGGGTTTACAGATAGTGTTTCGTGGGGCGTTACCAATGCCACAAGAGATGTAAGAGATTGGTATCATATTACCTTTAAGGATAGTGAAAAGAAAGAGTATTTTTATAATGGAAAATGGCTAAAAACTCAAAAGATAATTCAGGAATTTAAAATTAGAGGAGCTGAAAACTACATTGACACAATCTATTATACTCATCATGGTCCTATTGTGTACGATGAAACCTTCAGACCTGGAAATAGTAAAACAAACTTTGCACTTAGATGGACCGCACACGATCCTTCAAATGAACAGCTAACTTTTCATAAGTTAAACAGAGCTAAAAATTATGATGATTATGTTGAGGCCTTAACTCATTATGATTGTCCTGCACAAAATTTTGCTTACGCTGATGTTCATGGTGATATCGCACTTTGGATTAATGGTAAATTTCCTTTAAGATGGGAGGAGCAAGGGAAATTCATTATGGATGGATCAAGAGCAGATATGGATTGGGCAGGTTTTATCCCTCGATCGCATAATGCATTTATGAAAAACCCAGAGCAAGGGTTTTTAAGCTCAGCTAATCAAATCCCAGTAGATAGTACATACCCTTATTATCACTATGATAGAGGCTTTGAGCATTACAGAAATAGAAGGTTAAATTCTAAATTGGAGACGTTACAAAACATCACAGTTGAAGACATGAAGCGTCTGCAAAATGATAATTTTTCTTTATTAGCAGCCGAGATATTACCCACTATGTTGGATAGCCTAAATAGAGGGAGTCTTAGCGAGCCCCAAAAGACTGCTTTTGATGCCTTATCAAATTGGAATTTCATGGCTGATGAAGATGCAGTGGCTCCTGCTTATTTTGAAATTTGGTGGGATGAGTTATACAGAAATCTATGGGATGAATTTTATGGTTTGGAAGCCACGGTAAGAAGACCAGAATTACCAGTAACGGTAGAGCTCTTAAAAGAACATGCTGATGATCCATTTATTGATAATAAAAATACTGATGTCAAAGAAGATGTAAATGCCTTATATCTTCAAAGCTTTCAATTTGCAGTAGATTCAGTTGAAAACTGGAAAGCTTCATCAGAAGCTAATTTAACCTGGAGTAATTTTAAAAATACGACTGTACAGCATTTAGCTAGATTGGCACCTTTTAGTACTGATAGTATACAAATAGGGGGTAATCGACATATTTTAAATGCTACCTCAGGTAGACACGGTCCTTCTTGGAGAATGGTGGTTTCTTTAGAAGAGCCAATAAAAGCTTTTGGAGTATATCCTGGAGGCCAATCAGGAAACCCTGGTAGCTTTTTTTATGACAATCTGATTGAAAAATGGAGCAATGGTGAATACTATGAATTAGATAATAACACTATTGCTTCAGATTTACATAACATTATTTTTACCCAAACTTTAACTCCTCAAGAGAAATGA
- a CDS encoding DUF4920 domain-containing protein, which yields MKKSLLAIIVVIYGLYSCTEQKKNETEVSTTSEEIVNSEEVIQNSNEESFLGEAFNTEDLTSLNNLVNHMNESDSLNATVEITVTEVCQAKGCWMTAKLPNGESMRITFKDYGFFMPKDLAGKTVRMHGVAKREETDVATLKHFAEDAGKSEEEIAQITEAKLDYKFVASGVNLMQ from the coding sequence ATGAAAAAATCACTTTTAGCTATTATTGTAGTTATTTACGGCCTGTACAGTTGTACTGAACAAAAGAAAAATGAAACAGAAGTCAGTACAACTTCTGAAGAAATTGTTAACTCGGAAGAAGTTATCCAAAATTCAAATGAAGAAAGCTTTTTAGGAGAAGCCTTCAACACAGAAGACTTAACCTCTTTGAATAATTTAGTGAACCATATGAATGAAAGTGATTCATTAAATGCAACTGTTGAAATTACGGTTACTGAAGTTTGTCAAGCTAAAGGATGTTGGATGACTGCCAAATTACCAAATGGTGAATCCATGCGAATTACTTTCAAAGACTATGGTTTTTTCATGCCTAAGGATTTAGCAGGAAAAACTGTTAGAATGCATGGTGTAGCAAAAAGAGAAGAAACAGACGTAGCTACGTTAAAACACTTCGCTGAAGATGCTGGCAAATCAGAAGAGGAAATAGCCCAAATAACGGAAGCTAAATTAGATTATAAATTTGTAGCTTCAGGTGTGAATTTAATGCAGTAA